The proteins below come from a single Beutenbergia cavernae DSM 12333 genomic window:
- a CDS encoding sugar phosphate isomerase/epimerase family protein gives MTGAGLERLSLNTATVKRATLGEAVDVAARAGYGAVGLWRDRVEEAGVAPTARIVRDAGLRVSSLCRGGFLTASTDDGVRAALDDNRRAIDDAAAVGTTELVMVVGGLPASGEPGGPPREGAAPGDRDVVAARARVADRLADLAPHAADAGVRLALEPLHPMFAADRAVISTLAQALDLAAPHPADVVGVVVDTYHVWWDPALETSVARAGAERRIASYQVCDWNLPLAADPLLSRGYPGDGYVDFPAITRLVADAGYDGDVECEIFHADVWATPAADVARIVAERYATHVAPHLTRG, from the coding sequence GTGACCGGAGCGGGCCTCGAGCGCCTCTCCCTCAACACGGCGACGGTCAAGCGCGCGACTCTCGGCGAGGCCGTGGACGTCGCAGCGCGCGCCGGGTACGGCGCCGTCGGACTGTGGCGCGACCGCGTCGAGGAGGCGGGGGTCGCCCCGACCGCACGGATCGTGCGCGACGCCGGCCTGCGGGTCTCGTCCCTGTGCCGCGGCGGGTTCCTGACGGCGTCGACCGACGACGGCGTCCGCGCGGCTCTCGACGACAACCGTCGGGCGATCGACGACGCGGCAGCGGTGGGGACGACCGAGCTCGTCATGGTCGTGGGCGGGCTGCCCGCCAGCGGCGAGCCCGGTGGCCCGCCGCGCGAGGGCGCCGCACCCGGCGACCGTGACGTCGTCGCCGCCCGCGCCCGCGTCGCGGACCGCCTCGCCGACCTCGCCCCCCACGCGGCCGACGCCGGCGTCCGCCTCGCCCTCGAGCCGCTGCACCCGATGTTCGCCGCGGACCGGGCGGTCATCTCGACGCTCGCCCAGGCCCTGGACCTCGCCGCGCCGCACCCGGCGGACGTCGTCGGCGTCGTCGTCGACACCTACCACGTGTGGTGGGACCCCGCCCTGGAGACGTCGGTCGCGAGAGCCGGCGCGGAGCGCCGGATCGCGTCGTACCAGGTCTGCGACTGGAACCTGCCGCTCGCCGCCGACCCGCTCCTCTCCCGCGGCTACCCGGGCGACGGCTACGTCGACTTCCCGGCGATCACGCGCCTGGTGGCCGACGCCGGCTACGACGGCGACGTCGAGTGCGAGATCTTCCACGCCGACGTGTGGGCGACGCCGGCAGCGGACGTGGCCCGGATCGTCGCCGAGCGGTACGCCACGCACGTGGCACCGCACCTGACCCGAGGGTGA